From a single Sediminibacterium sp. KACHI17 genomic region:
- a CDS encoding pyridoxal-phosphate dependent enzyme: MWLNNILETIGNTPLIKLNKVAKDIPATVLAKVDYFNPGNSIKDRMALKMVEVAEQEGKLKPGGTIIEGTSGNTGMGLALAACVKGYKCIFVTTDKQSKEKVDILKAVGAEVIVCPTNVLPEDPRSYYSVAKRLGQEIPNSMYMNQYDNLANRQAHYETTGPEIWEQTEGKITHFVCTAGTGGTITGTAMYLKEKNPNIKVWAVDVYGSLLTKYFKTGEIDMNEVHPYISEGFGEDFVPGNYDMSVIDEFVQVTDKDGAVMARRIAKEEGLFCGYSAGSCLQGLMQLKASLTKDDVVVCVFHDHGSRYVGKVYNDQWMMERGFLDVKTFKDIVNGRGGQKLITVSPEHTVADAVELMKKYDIEQIPVLKDGEIKGSLSEGGLFQKIFSNPELKDATVASVIEHPYPVVDFLTPVEKIGTLINKENGAVLAKDEKGDFHIITKYDVIQSLAK; encoded by the coding sequence ATGTGGCTGAATAATATCCTCGAAACGATAGGTAATACCCCCCTGATCAAACTCAATAAAGTAGCAAAAGACATTCCTGCCACCGTGCTGGCCAAGGTTGATTATTTCAATCCCGGTAACTCTATCAAAGACCGTATGGCTTTGAAAATGGTGGAAGTGGCCGAACAAGAAGGCAAACTCAAACCTGGCGGAACCATCATCGAAGGTACCAGTGGAAATACGGGTATGGGATTGGCATTAGCAGCCTGTGTAAAGGGTTACAAATGCATATTTGTTACCACCGATAAACAATCCAAGGAAAAAGTTGACATCCTCAAAGCAGTCGGTGCAGAAGTGATTGTTTGTCCCACCAACGTTCTCCCCGAAGATCCTCGCAGTTATTATAGTGTCGCCAAAAGACTGGGACAAGAGATTCCCAATTCCATGTACATGAACCAATATGATAATTTGGCGAATCGTCAGGCTCATTACGAAACCACCGGACCGGAAATCTGGGAACAAACAGAAGGTAAGATCACACATTTTGTGTGTACCGCTGGAACTGGCGGCACGATCACCGGTACAGCTATGTACTTGAAAGAAAAAAATCCCAATATCAAAGTATGGGCAGTTGATGTATACGGCTCATTGCTGACAAAATATTTCAAGACAGGTGAGATCGATATGAATGAAGTACATCCTTATATCTCCGAAGGTTTTGGTGAAGATTTTGTTCCCGGAAACTACGATATGAGTGTGATCGATGAGTTTGTGCAGGTTACTGATAAAGATGGAGCAGTAATGGCCCGTCGCATCGCTAAAGAAGAAGGATTGTTTTGTGGATATAGCGCAGGTAGTTGCTTACAAGGCTTGATGCAATTAAAAGCAAGTTTGACAAAAGATGATGTAGTAGTTTGTGTGTTCCATGATCATGGCAGCCGTTATGTTGGTAAAGTCTACAATGACCAGTGGATGATGGAACGTGGTTTCCTGGATGTAAAAACTTTCAAAGACATTGTGAACGGAAGAGGCGGACAAAAACTCATCACGGTATCACCGGAACATACGGTTGCAGATGCAGTGGAGTTGATGAAGAAATATGATATCGAACAGATCCCGGTATTGAAAGATGGTGAGATCAAAGGTTCTTTGAGTGAAGGAGGACTGTTTCAAAAAATATTCAGTAACCCTGAATTAAAAGATGCTACAGTTGCAAGTGTGATAGAACATCCCTACCCTGTTGTTGATTTTCTTACGCCGGTTGAAAAGATCGGTACACTGATCAATAAAGAAAATGGTGCAGTATTAGCGAAAGATGAGAAAGGAGATTTCCATATCATCACGAAGTATGATGTGATTCAAAGTTTGGCGAAGTAA
- a CDS encoding outer membrane beta-barrel protein — MKKILLFTLFCYCFDWSFAQLATKMTGTVIDSIGHPLQYATIALFKEKKEKVISMTYTDSKGKFLITHSNTGEHWLQVSLEGYEVSWNRVMLNKEDMDVGSIILKTSIKELQGVTVTNTKRLVSMREDGISYNAENDPMANSEKALDLLKKTPMVSVDGNGKVMINGQTSFRVLVNGRETAQFARDASEALKNYPGSIIKRIDIITNPSAKYDAEGVGGLINIITKKNVIGYNASVDIWNNYFNPFDWSSNVARGGNMTFNMKKDKVGLVVGLLYDGNQNFIYRENETIRSLSSAAFSKRTSTGISQSSTYSPEGNWELTYEIDSMNAISIYGTFDRTRNESDKSRLFTLEGNPSTTTIQSDFLSVQNQKSIDLSSGIDYIKKFKSNPAKEFTIKLYGVFGDNDLRNTSAQYNSTGSDRFILNDNISSDKQYTIQTDYILPGKNKRILEIGAKAILRRAISDYQSYIKSTASGTYQPNPLNSDNFNYHQNVYSTYASKSFTSGRLNFRIGLRMEHTVINGNFISTGTAVQQSYTRWLPNFLVGARTKNGSYFSFSYSQRLNRPYVNALNPFVNNIDSLNVSTGNPNLGPQLSHVMNFQYRLSGKKIFTTFSLGYNFSNSYIIYGYFFNKSTGVTTFQPQNGGTSRIAFLNIGLNATPSKSVRLNFNGNISYLRIASPSLGQQTNQGFSGQTGTNGSYEIGSKLIATWFANYYFPVLLLQGNVNAYYAYGFGSRYIISKGKLFASVSINNLFNKRGEFLRIREFADANFASEVKTFNRFRGVTMSLTWSFGKLDQSVSKKKGISNTDLL; from the coding sequence ATGAAAAAGATCTTACTGTTTACGCTTTTCTGTTATTGTTTTGATTGGTCGTTTGCGCAGTTAGCTACAAAAATGACGGGAACAGTTATAGACTCTATCGGACATCCGCTTCAATATGCCACTATTGCTTTATTCAAGGAAAAAAAAGAAAAGGTAATATCCATGACATATACAGATTCAAAAGGTAAATTTTTAATTACTCATTCCAATACAGGAGAGCATTGGCTGCAGGTAAGTCTGGAAGGATATGAAGTAAGCTGGAATCGTGTTATGCTGAATAAAGAGGATATGGATGTTGGGAGTATTATTTTAAAAACTTCAATCAAAGAATTACAGGGAGTAACGGTTACGAATACAAAGAGATTGGTTTCCATGCGCGAAGACGGGATTAGTTATAATGCTGAAAACGATCCGATGGCTAACTCGGAAAAAGCATTGGATCTATTGAAAAAAACACCCATGGTTAGTGTAGATGGAAATGGGAAAGTGATGATCAATGGACAAACTAGTTTCAGGGTTTTGGTAAATGGGAGAGAAACAGCACAATTTGCAAGAGATGCCAGTGAGGCACTAAAAAACTACCCGGGTAGTATTATTAAGCGGATAGATATCATCACGAATCCTTCTGCAAAATATGATGCAGAAGGCGTAGGAGGACTCATTAATATTATTACTAAGAAAAATGTCATAGGATACAATGCTTCCGTGGATATTTGGAACAACTACTTTAATCCTTTTGATTGGAGTTCAAATGTGGCGCGTGGTGGGAATATGACATTCAATATGAAAAAAGATAAAGTAGGTCTTGTCGTGGGTTTGCTTTATGACGGTAACCAGAATTTTATTTACCGTGAGAATGAAACTATCCGCTCATTATCCAGTGCTGCTTTTTCAAAAAGAACGAGTACTGGTATTTCCCAGAGTAGCACGTATTCACCTGAAGGCAATTGGGAGTTGACATATGAGATCGACTCTATGAACGCCATAAGTATTTATGGGACATTTGATCGAACCAGAAATGAAAGTGATAAAAGCAGATTGTTTACATTGGAAGGAAATCCAAGTACAACTACAATCCAAAGTGATTTTTTGAGTGTTCAGAATCAAAAATCCATTGATCTAAGTTCAGGAATAGATTATATAAAGAAGTTCAAGAGTAACCCTGCCAAAGAATTTACGATCAAGCTTTATGGTGTATTTGGAGATAATGATCTTAGAAATACAAGCGCTCAGTATAATAGCACAGGTAGTGACCGATTTATTTTGAATGATAATATTTCCAGTGATAAACAATACACCATACAAACCGATTACATCCTTCCCGGAAAAAATAAACGGATCTTGGAAATAGGAGCTAAAGCTATTTTACGTCGGGCTATTTCAGATTACCAGAGTTATATCAAAAGCACTGCTAGTGGTACTTATCAGCCTAATCCTTTGAACTCTGATAATTTTAATTATCATCAAAATGTGTATAGTACTTATGCAAGTAAGAGTTTCACATCCGGGAGGCTAAATTTTCGCATCGGATTACGGATGGAACATACAGTTATTAACGGTAATTTTATTTCTACAGGTACTGCAGTGCAACAATCTTATACAAGATGGTTGCCTAATTTCTTAGTAGGTGCTAGGACAAAAAACGGATCTTATTTTTCTTTTAGTTATAGTCAAAGACTTAACCGACCTTATGTGAACGCGCTGAATCCGTTTGTAAATAACATCGATTCCCTGAATGTATCAACAGGCAATCCAAATTTAGGACCTCAATTATCTCATGTAATGAATTTTCAGTACAGATTAAGTGGAAAGAAAATATTTACCACATTTAGCTTGGGATACAACTTTAGTAACAGTTACATCATCTATGGGTATTTCTTTAACAAGAGCACTGGTGTTACTACGTTTCAGCCTCAAAACGGAGGAACAAGCCGCATTGCTTTTTTGAATATTGGCCTTAATGCAACGCCATCGAAATCTGTCAGATTAAATTTCAATGGTAATATCTCATATCTCAGGATCGCAAGCCCAAGTTTAGGACAACAAACCAATCAAGGCTTCTCGGGCCAGACAGGTACTAATGGATCTTATGAAATCGGAAGTAAGCTTATAGCAACCTGGTTTGCTAATTATTATTTTCCGGTTTTATTGCTTCAAGGAAATGTCAATGCCTACTATGCCTATGGATTCGGTAGTCGGTATATTATTTCCAAAGGAAAATTATTTGCGAGTGTAAGTATCAATAATCTGTTCAATAAACGAGGAGAGTTTTTGAGGATCAGAGAATTTGCCGATGCAAATTTTGCCTCAGAAGTTAAAACGTTTAATCGATTCAGAGGTGTGACAATGTCTTTGACATGGAGTTTTGGAAAGCTTGATCAAAGCGTTTCAAAGAAGAAAGGGATTAGTAATACAGATCTGTTGTAG
- a CDS encoding helical backbone metal receptor translates to MSLQKTFSDKINRIVSLVPSQTELLFDLGLEEEVVGITKFCIHPDHWFRNKARIGGTKDVKFDRVKSLSPTLIIANKEENVKEQVEALAALAPVHTTDISTLEDACNMIQEIGKLTNTLSKAKEIITHIQTGFIKLSAQLQQQSTKTCLYLIWKDPYMSVGSDTFIHDMMLRCKLENVIANQTRYPSITIEQIQVLAPEIILLSSEPYPFKEKHIAELQTHVPGATILLADGEMFSWYGSRLQHSPAYFCGLWNTINSSSTTLKS, encoded by the coding sequence ATGAGTCTACAGAAAACCTTTTCCGATAAGATCAATCGAATCGTTTCATTGGTGCCTTCTCAAACAGAATTATTGTTTGACCTAGGGTTGGAAGAAGAGGTGGTAGGAATCACCAAATTCTGTATTCATCCAGATCATTGGTTCAGGAATAAAGCCAGGATCGGAGGTACAAAAGATGTAAAATTTGATCGCGTCAAATCTTTATCACCAACACTTATCATCGCTAACAAAGAAGAAAATGTAAAGGAACAAGTGGAAGCATTAGCTGCGCTTGCACCTGTTCATACCACAGATATCAGTACATTAGAAGATGCGTGTAATATGATACAAGAAATAGGTAAACTCACAAATACCTTATCAAAAGCAAAAGAGATCATTACACATATTCAAACAGGTTTTATAAAACTTTCAGCACAACTGCAGCAACAAAGCACCAAAACTTGTTTATACCTGATCTGGAAAGATCCTTACATGTCTGTTGGAAGCGACACATTCATCCATGATATGATGTTACGTTGTAAACTTGAGAACGTTATTGCAAACCAAACACGCTACCCTTCTATCACCATTGAGCAAATACAAGTATTGGCACCGGAGATCATCTTACTATCTTCTGAACCTTATCCTTTTAAAGAAAAACATATCGCTGAATTACAAACACATGTTCCCGGTGCAACGATCCTACTCGCCGATGGAGAAATGTTCAGTTGGTATGGGAGCAGATTACAGCATTCTCCTGCCTATTTTTGCGGTTTATGGAACACAATCAACAGTTCATCCACAACCCTAAAAAGCTAA
- the fbaA gene encoding class II fructose-bisphosphate aldolase → MKKYRAGVLFGEELEALYNDAKDNQFALPAVNTIGTNTINATLETAAKVNSPVIIQFSNGGAQFVAGKGMPNDALQGNISGGISGALHIHNVAKHYGVPVVLHTDHAAKKWLPWVSGLIDAGEQFYKEKGQPLFSSHMLDLSEEPIEENIHTSVEFYKRMAPLGMSIEIELGVTGGEEDGVDNSGIENDKLYTQPQHVAYAYTELSKVGKLFTVAAAFGNVHGVYSPGNVELRPEILNNSQLFIEQELKTGPKPVYFVFHGGSGSPQHQIREAISYGAIKMNIDTDLQWAFWEGIRDFYKKNEAYLQGQLGNPEGADKPNKKFYDPRVWLRKAEENFAKRLEVAFEDLNCINRNA, encoded by the coding sequence ATGAAAAAGTACAGAGCCGGGGTATTATTCGGTGAAGAATTAGAAGCATTGTATAATGATGCAAAAGACAATCAATTTGCATTGCCTGCTGTAAATACGATTGGTACCAATACCATCAACGCAACATTGGAAACAGCTGCTAAAGTAAATTCTCCGGTGATCATACAATTTTCAAATGGCGGCGCTCAGTTTGTTGCCGGAAAAGGTATGCCCAATGATGCATTACAAGGTAATATTTCCGGTGGTATTTCTGGAGCCTTACATATTCACAATGTTGCAAAACACTACGGTGTTCCTGTAGTGTTACATACAGACCACGCTGCTAAAAAATGGTTACCATGGGTGAGTGGATTGATCGATGCGGGTGAACAGTTTTATAAAGAAAAAGGCCAGCCTTTGTTTAGTTCACATATGCTTGATCTATCAGAAGAACCCATCGAAGAAAATATCCATACTTCAGTTGAGTTTTACAAACGCATGGCTCCGCTTGGAATGAGCATTGAGATCGAATTAGGCGTTACCGGTGGTGAAGAAGATGGTGTTGATAATAGTGGTATCGAAAATGATAAATTATATACACAACCACAGCATGTGGCATACGCATATACAGAACTGAGTAAAGTGGGCAAGCTCTTTACCGTAGCTGCTGCTTTTGGTAATGTACACGGTGTATACAGTCCTGGTAACGTAGAACTTCGCCCTGAAATTCTGAATAACAGTCAGCTCTTTATTGAGCAGGAACTGAAAACAGGACCTAAACCAGTGTATTTCGTTTTCCATGGAGGTAGTGGTTCACCGCAACACCAGATTCGTGAAGCGATCAGCTACGGTGCAATCAAAATGAATATCGATACGGATCTTCAGTGGGCTTTCTGGGAAGGCATCAGAGACTTCTACAAGAAGAATGAAGCTTACCTGCAAGGACAACTCGGTAATCCTGAAGGTGCTGATAAACCTAATAAAAAGTTCTATGATCCCCGCGTATGGCTCCGCAAAGCCGAAGAAAACTTCGCTAAGCGCCTGGAAGTCGCTTTTGAGGATCTGAATTGTATCAATAGAAACGCTTAG
- the accD gene encoding acetyl-CoA carboxylase, carboxyltransferase subunit beta, with amino-acid sequence MKKEREEDFEANLTGEGPQGEDTKPRWFKRIRKGILTSTADKKETPEGLWNKCPECNYICTTTELSENLYVCPKCNHHHRIGSADYYDFLFDNSEYTELFDQIKSKDALGFTDLKPYQKRLDEIHAKTDLKDSMRVATGKVDGEGFVIACMDFEFIGGSLGSVMGEKFSRAVDYCIEHKLPYLVISKSGGARMMESAFSLMQLAKTSGKLSQLSDAGLPYISLLTDPTFGGISASFGMLGDLNIAEPGALIGFAGPRVIKETIKRDLPEGFQRSEFLLEHGFLDFIVERKQLKQKLAQLAMHFRK; translated from the coding sequence ATGAAAAAAGAACGTGAAGAAGATTTTGAAGCAAATTTAACCGGAGAAGGCCCTCAGGGTGAAGATACCAAGCCTCGTTGGTTCAAGCGCATACGTAAGGGTATCTTGACTTCGACTGCGGATAAAAAAGAAACACCGGAAGGACTTTGGAATAAATGTCCGGAATGTAATTATATATGTACTACAACAGAACTTTCTGAAAATCTGTATGTGTGTCCAAAATGTAATCACCACCACAGAATTGGAAGTGCTGATTATTACGACTTCTTATTTGACAACAGTGAATACACAGAGTTGTTTGACCAGATCAAGAGTAAGGATGCACTCGGATTTACCGATCTGAAACCTTATCAGAAACGACTGGATGAAATTCATGCCAAGACCGATCTGAAAGATTCAATGCGTGTTGCCACCGGAAAAGTGGATGGAGAAGGTTTTGTGATCGCATGTATGGATTTTGAATTCATTGGTGGTTCATTGGGAAGTGTGATGGGCGAAAAATTCAGTCGCGCTGTAGACTATTGTATCGAGCACAAACTACCTTATTTGGTCATCAGCAAGAGTGGTGGTGCACGTATGATGGAAAGTGCTTTCAGTCTGATGCAGTTGGCCAAGACCAGCGGAAAACTCTCTCAATTGAGTGACGCGGGTCTCCCCTATATTTCATTACTCACCGATCCTACATTTGGTGGTATCTCTGCCAGCTTTGGTATGCTGGGTGATCTTAATATTGCCGAACCCGGTGCCCTCATTGGCTTTGCCGGTCCTCGTGTGATCAAAGAAACCATCAAAAGAGATCTTCCCGAAGGCTTCCAAAGAAGTGAGTTCTTATTGGAACATGGATTCCTCGACTTTATTGTTGAGAGAAAACAACTGAAACAGAAACTGGCTCAACTGGCCATGCATTTCAGAAAATAA
- the smpB gene encoding SsrA-binding protein SmpB, which produces MAKEMNNRQAYYNYHIEDKYVAGIVLLGTEVKSIRDGKVSFNDAFCLFDDGELWVRGLYIAEYSHGTANNHIAVHDRKLLLQKRELKKIQAKLKEKGYTVIPLRVFLNDKNLVKVEIGLGKGKKLHDKRETIKDRDVQKEIKRFLK; this is translated from the coding sequence ATGGCAAAAGAAATGAACAACAGGCAGGCTTATTACAATTACCACATTGAAGATAAATATGTGGCCGGTATTGTATTGCTAGGAACTGAAGTGAAATCCATACGCGATGGCAAAGTAAGCTTCAATGACGCTTTTTGTTTGTTTGATGATGGTGAACTCTGGGTACGAGGATTATATATCGCAGAATACTCTCATGGCACTGCCAATAATCATATTGCCGTTCACGACAGAAAACTACTCTTACAAAAAAGAGAATTAAAAAAGATACAAGCCAAATTAAAAGAGAAAGGATACACAGTGATTCCCCTACGTGTTTTCCTGAATGATAAAAACCTGGTGAAAGTAGAGATCGGACTAGGAAAAGGTAAAAAACTCCACGATAAGCGAGAGACTATAAAAGACAGGGATGTTCAAAAAGAAATCAAGCGATTTTTAAAATAA
- a CDS encoding NADP-dependent isocitrate dehydrogenase translates to MTQKIKVANPVVELDGDEMTRIIWKFIKEKLILPYLELDIKYYDLGMEYRDETNDQVTIDAANAIKQYGVGIKCATITPDEERVKEFKLKQMWKSPNGTIRNILDGTVFREPIVCSNVPRLVPNWTAPICIGRHAFGDQYRATDFVTKGKGKLTIKFEGEDGTVQEFEVFNFKGDGVALAMYNTDESIKGFARACFNQALSKKWPLYLSTKNTILKKYDGRFKDIFEEIYQNEFKTAFTEAGITYEHRLIDDMVASALKWNGNFVWACKNYDGDVQSDTVAQGFGSLGLMTSTLVTPDGKVMEAEAAHGTVTRHYREHQKGKPTSTNPIASIFAWTRGLEFRGKLDGNQELINFCQALEQVCIETVESGKMTKDLAVCIHGNKVNHGEHYLYTEEFLEALDQNLKVKLAK, encoded by the coding sequence ATGACGCAAAAAATCAAAGTAGCAAATCCCGTAGTAGAACTGGATGGTGATGAGATGACAAGGATCATCTGGAAATTCATTAAAGAGAAATTGATCCTTCCATATTTGGAATTGGATATTAAATATTATGACCTGGGAATGGAGTATCGTGATGAGACCAATGACCAGGTAACTATTGATGCAGCCAATGCAATCAAGCAGTATGGTGTTGGTATCAAATGTGCTACGATCACTCCCGATGAAGAGCGTGTGAAAGAATTCAAGCTCAAACAAATGTGGAAGAGCCCTAATGGTACGATCAGAAATATTTTGGATGGTACTGTTTTCCGTGAGCCGATCGTTTGTTCGAATGTACCAAGATTGGTGCCTAACTGGACTGCTCCGATTTGTATCGGTCGTCACGCTTTTGGGGATCAATATCGTGCTACAGATTTTGTAACCAAAGGAAAAGGAAAGCTGACCATTAAGTTTGAAGGAGAAGATGGAACGGTTCAAGAATTTGAAGTCTTCAATTTCAAAGGTGATGGGGTTGCTTTAGCGATGTACAATACTGATGAGAGTATCAAAGGTTTTGCTCGCGCTTGTTTTAATCAGGCATTGAGTAAGAAATGGCCTTTGTATCTGTCGACGAAGAATACCATTTTGAAAAAATATGATGGTCGTTTCAAAGACATTTTTGAAGAGATCTATCAGAATGAATTTAAAACTGCATTCACTGAAGCAGGCATTACTTATGAGCACCGTCTTATTGATGACATGGTAGCCAGTGCACTGAAGTGGAATGGCAATTTCGTATGGGCTTGTAAGAACTACGATGGTGATGTACAAAGTGATACCGTAGCACAAGGTTTTGGTTCTTTGGGTCTGATGACTTCTACACTTGTTACTCCTGACGGAAAAGTGATGGAAGCAGAAGCTGCACATGGAACTGTAACACGTCACTACCGTGAACACCAGAAAGGTAAACCTACATCTACCAATCCGATCGCATCGATCTTTGCATGGACCAGAGGTTTAGAGTTCCGTGGAAAACTGGATGGTAATCAGGAGCTGATCAATTTCTGTCAGGCACTAGAGCAAGTGTGTATTGAAACTGTTGAGAGCGGAAAGATGACAAAAGACCTGGCAGTATGTATCCATGGAAATAAAGTTAACCATGGTGAGCACTATCTGTATACAGAAGAGTTTCTGGAAGCGTTGGATCAGAACTTGAAAGTGAAACTCGCTAAATAG
- a CDS encoding Nramp family divalent metal transporter has product MKQSNESISLSEVHETVDTTIPRKGWRRILAYLGPAYLVSVGYMDPGNWATDLQGGAKFGYQLIWVLLMSNLMALLLQSLSARLGIVRRRDLAQANRETYPPLVNFCLYILAELAIAATDLAEVVGMAIGLHLLTGLPLMWGVAITVLDTFLFLLLQRYGIRKMEAFILALVATIGVSFLIEILLAKPDLSEVATGFIPSMLSDESLYIAVGIIGATVMPHNLYLHSALVQTRKIGADSKSIKRALKYNFIDSAIALNAAFFVNAAILVLAATVFFKTGNTEVARIEDAHQLLQPLLGTHLAPILFAVALIAAGQSSTITGTLAGQIVMEGYLRLRLNPWLRRLITRLIAIVPAVLVIGIYGDGKVDDLLVFSQVILSLQLGFAVIPLIHFVSDKETMGDFVIKPWVKVAAWTVACVLVFLNVKLVAEEALSVYDAQGEWGLKLLVSVLILIFLWLFLTMTFLPFFKKRRAQRDAAMHGEWAELSNLSVKATKKIAIALDFTKADQKLIAHALAQGNKNVSFLLLHVVESVSAKYLGDASDDDETRLDKKRLDHYCEQLKMQGYQAEAILGYKNRVTEIIRIVKDSGADMVVMGAHRHSGWKDYLFGETIEDVRHALQIPVLIVNV; this is encoded by the coding sequence ATGAAACAAAGTAATGAATCGATTTCTTTAAGTGAGGTACACGAAACGGTAGACACAACAATACCCCGTAAAGGATGGAGACGCATATTGGCCTATTTAGGACCTGCCTATTTAGTGAGTGTAGGATATATGGATCCTGGTAACTGGGCTACAGATCTACAGGGTGGTGCGAAGTTTGGCTACCAGCTGATCTGGGTGCTATTGATGAGTAATCTCATGGCATTGTTACTACAAAGTTTAAGTGCCCGATTGGGTATTGTGAGAAGAAGAGATCTTGCACAAGCCAATCGTGAAACATATCCTCCGCTTGTTAATTTTTGTTTGTACATCTTAGCAGAACTAGCGATTGCAGCAACAGACCTGGCCGAGGTTGTAGGGATGGCCATTGGTCTGCATTTGTTGACCGGACTGCCCTTGATGTGGGGTGTGGCCATTACTGTATTGGATACTTTTTTGTTTTTATTGTTGCAGCGCTATGGTATCCGTAAAATGGAAGCCTTTATCCTGGCCTTGGTAGCAACCATCGGCGTCTCATTTCTGATCGAAATTCTTTTGGCTAAACCGGATTTAAGTGAAGTAGCAACAGGTTTTATTCCATCCATGCTGAGTGATGAATCTTTGTACATCGCAGTGGGCATCATTGGTGCAACAGTAATGCCACATAATCTGTACCTGCATTCAGCATTGGTACAAACACGAAAAATAGGTGCCGATTCGAAAAGTATCAAACGCGCATTAAAATATAATTTTATTGATAGCGCTATTGCATTGAATGCTGCATTTTTTGTGAATGCTGCGATTCTTGTTTTAGCCGCAACTGTTTTTTTTAAAACAGGAAATACTGAAGTAGCAAGAATTGAAGATGCACATCAGTTATTACAACCACTTCTGGGAACGCATCTGGCGCCTATTCTTTTTGCAGTCGCATTGATCGCTGCAGGACAAAGTTCTACAATCACGGGAACACTTGCCGGGCAGATCGTGATGGAAGGCTATCTACGCCTGCGTTTGAACCCATGGTTGCGTAGACTGATCACAAGGTTAATAGCGATTGTACCCGCTGTATTGGTGATCGGTATCTATGGTGATGGGAAAGTAGATGATCTGTTGGTTTTTAGTCAGGTGATATTGAGTTTACAGTTGGGATTTGCTGTGATACCCTTGATACATTTTGTAAGTGATAAAGAAACCATGGGTGATTTTGTGATCAAACCATGGGTGAAAGTTGCAGCATGGACAGTAGCATGTGTATTGGTATTCCTGAATGTAAAACTGGTAGCAGAAGAGGCATTGTCTGTTTATGATGCACAAGGGGAGTGGGGCCTGAAATTATTGGTAAGTGTATTGATCTTGATTTTTCTCTGGCTGTTTCTCACCATGACCTTTCTTCCCTTCTTCAAAAAACGCAGGGCGCAAAGAGATGCTGCTATGCATGGTGAATGGGCGGAGTTAAGTAATCTTTCTGTGAAAGCCACTAAAAAAATCGCCATAGCATTGGATTTCACCAAAGCAGATCAAAAACTGATCGCACATGCTTTGGCGCAGGGTAATAAAAATGTGTCTTTCCTGCTGTTACATGTGGTAGAAAGTGTATCAGCAAAGTATTTGGGAGATGCCAGTGATGATGATGAAACACGTTTAGATAAAAAACGACTCGATCATTATTGCGAACAATTAAAAATGCAAGGGTATCAGGCAGAAGCGATTTTAGGATATAAGAACCGCGTCACAGAGATCATACGAATAGTAAAAGATTCTGGAGCGGACATGGTGGTGATGGGGGCTCACAGACATAGTGGGTGGAAGGATTATCTTTTTGGAGAAACCATTGAAGATGTTCGGCATGCGTTGCAAATACCGGTTTTGATCGTAAATGTCTGA
- a CDS encoding metal-dependent transcriptional regulator has product MKFTMAEENYIKAVYHLQHGQDVVTTNALSAELQTRPASVTDMLKKLKAKRIISYEPYRGVKLSAEGKKVALGIIRKHRLWEYFLVDKLHFGWDEVHEVAEELEHISSLKLIDKLDEFLGHPKFDPHGDPIPDSKGKITAQPQEPLATMPVNTLVEITAVGSQSTELLELLKHKGLQMGTRLEVKRLFEFDGSMELRIKNQQTITVSRELSSVLFVKTV; this is encoded by the coding sequence ATGAAGTTTACCATGGCGGAAGAGAACTATATCAAAGCTGTCTATCACTTGCAACATGGGCAGGATGTGGTGACTACCAATGCATTGTCTGCTGAGTTGCAGACCAGACCTGCATCCGTTACCGATATGTTGAAAAAACTGAAGGCTAAAAGGATCATCAGTTATGAGCCTTATCGCGGTGTAAAACTGAGTGCAGAAGGGAAGAAAGTGGCATTGGGGATCATCCGGAAGCACCGTTTATGGGAATATTTCTTGGTTGATAAATTGCATTTTGGCTGGGATGAGGTACATGAAGTGGCGGAAGAACTGGAACATATCAGTAGCCTGAAACTCATCGATAAATTGGATGAATTCCTCGGTCACCCAAAATTCGATCCGCATGGCGATCCGATTCCGGATAGTAAAGGAAAAATAACCGCCCAACCTCAGGAGCCATTAGCCACCATGCCTGTAAATACATTGGTAGAAATCACGGCAGTAGGTAGTCAATCTACCGAGTTATTGGAATTACTCAAACATAAAGGACTACAAATGGGAACCCGCTTGGAGGTCAAAAGATTGTTTGAATTCGATGGATCCATGGAATTGAGAATCAAAAATCAACAAACCATTACAGTGAGTCGGGAATTATCATCTGTATTATTTGTAAAAACGGTGTGA